Part of the Cytobacillus sp. IB215665 genome, GTCTGACCATTGCACATGAAGAGGATGGATTTGTAAAAAAGAAAATGATTGAGCAAGCAACTGAAGTAATAGTTTTAGCTGATTCAACGAAATTTCATACACAGGCTTTTTTTACATTTGCAGCATTATCACAAATTGATGTGATCATTACCGATCAACAAATTGATGATTCACTCATGAATGTTTTGCATGACTATGATGTTGAACTATTAGTTGCGTCTTCACAAATGTTAAATTTATAAGGCTCTTTTCGTGAACTATGTTGCTTTGTCACCTACTTTTGAGTAACTGATGAGTATTATATGATTTTTATAGCCTTTATCGAAGAAAAGATGCACGAACGCTAGTTGTGTAAGTGTTTAATTATTAGTACGAAAGACAACATTCTATACGATGACAGCCATTAATATAGAATTCAGGAGGAAAAGGGGCATGAAATTACTTGCAATAGATCTTGATGGCACCCTACTAAATCATAAGAAGAATATTAGTAAAGTAAACTTAGCTGCAATTAAAGATGCTCAGGACAATGGTGTAGAAGTTATCATTGCAACAGGAAGAGCTTATTTTGATGCCGTTAAAATATGTAAAGACGCTGAGTTATCAACAAAAATCATTAGTTCAAATGGGGCGATGATTCATACAGAAAAAGGTGAACTACTCCATTCATTTGCTATGGAGAATAACGTAGTTGAACGTAGTATAAAGTGGCTAGAAGACACTGAACTTTATTACGAGGTTACAACAGATAACGGAATATATACTCCACATCATTGTCGTGATGTTTTGGCAATCGAGGTAGACCGCTTAACAAGTGCAAACCCAGAGATAAGTAAAGAAAAGCTTCTTGCCGATACTCACAAACAATTTACTCAAACAGGCTTTACATTTGTTAATCATTATCAAGATATTCTTCATACAAAAGAAGCAGTATATAACATCCTTGCTTTTTCCCTAGACGAGGAAAAGCGACTACAAGGATGGGATTATTTCACAGAACAAGAAAACCTCACTGTTGTTTCATCAGCAGATAATAACTTTGAACTTCAACATCATAAAGCATCTAAAGGAAATGCAGTACAGCTTGTAGCAAATACGCTAAACATTCCACTTAGCGAAACAGTTGCAATCGGAGATAGCCATAATGATTTGTCGATGCTTAAAAAGGTTGGGTATAGTGTTGCAATGGGGAACGCAAAACAAGAAATTAAAGATGTTTGCCATATGACGACATTACTTAATGATGAGCATGGTGTCGCACATGCCATTATTCATAAGATTAACGAGAAAGTATCATTATAAATTACAGCTTAGAACAACTGACCCGCGTAACCATAGGGCGTCACGGTCAGTTGTTTTCGTTATAACTATTATTTTGTTGCTTGCATACACACTTCGTAAAATTTATCTGGCTCTTCAAAATTAGGTGAATGAGCTGATTTTTCAAACCACACGAGTTCTTTTTTTGGTGCTTTTAAATGCTCATAATATTCCTCAGCAAGCTCAAACGGTGTAGTGTAGTCATAACGACCAACACAAATATACACTGGTACTTTCATTTCATCTACTTCGCTTACCAAATCCATCGCCATCAGCTCATCCCATAGCTTACTGTTGGAAAAAGAAAATTTATTATGTCTCATAAAGCGTAGCCAATCTATAATAGAATATTCTCTATACGATACCGATTTACGAATGGACTTCATTTGGGTAGATCCATAAACAGCACCACCAAATTTATCTAACCACTTTCTCTGAATAACGATATCAGTCATTTTATTATACGGTGGGTATCCAATTTTTTCTAATTGCTTCTTTGCCTTGTTATTTTTTGTTTTATTAGCCTTCTCAAGTGTAAAACGATAAGAGATTTCTTCATTTTTCACCATATTCACAAATTGACCAACACCAATATATGCATGTATTAGCTCGGGATGCCTCTTGACAAATATCGATCCTAACAGACTTCCCCAGGAATGCCCGACTAAGTATAATTTCTGTTGATTAAACCTCTGCAGAAGTAATACTACTAACTCGTGTACATCTGAGAGGAATTGGCTAATATTTAAACTGTCAATTTGAACTTCTTTTGAGTAAGATTTTCCAGCCCCCCTTTGATCCCAGTTCACGACTACAAAATCTTCCTCTAGCTTTTGCTGAAGCTTTGGAGCATACCCTATTTGAGCAGCACCAGGTCCCCCGTGTAAAAAAAGTATGAGCGGTTTATGTTTATTTTTTCCCCTTATAAGAATGCATTGTTCGACTCCACCGATCCTAAT contains:
- a CDS encoding Cof-type HAD-IIB family hydrolase, with translation MKLLAIDLDGTLLNHKKNISKVNLAAIKDAQDNGVEVIIATGRAYFDAVKICKDAELSTKIISSNGAMIHTEKGELLHSFAMENNVVERSIKWLEDTELYYEVTTDNGIYTPHHCRDVLAIEVDRLTSANPEISKEKLLADTHKQFTQTGFTFVNHYQDILHTKEAVYNILAFSLDEEKRLQGWDYFTEQENLTVVSSADNNFELQHHKASKGNAVQLVANTLNIPLSETVAIGDSHNDLSMLKKVGYSVAMGNAKQEIKDVCHMTTLLNDEHGVAHAIIHKINEKVSL
- a CDS encoding alpha/beta hydrolase, giving the protein MLKAKTPNFIDANKQIIQDSIASLEMIRIGGVEQCILIRGKNKHKPLILFLHGGPGAAQIGYAPKLQQKLEEDFVVVNWDQRGAGKSYSKEVQIDSLNISQFLSDVHELVVLLLQRFNQQKLYLVGHSWGSLLGSIFVKRHPELIHAYIGVGQFVNMVKNEEISYRFTLEKANKTKNNKAKKQLEKIGYPPYNKMTDIVIQRKWLDKFGGAVYGSTQMKSIRKSVSYREYSIIDWLRFMRHNKFSFSNSKLWDELMAMDLVSEVDEMKVPVYICVGRYDYTTPFELAEEYYEHLKAPKKELVWFEKSAHSPNFEEPDKFYEVCMQATK